The genomic window CGTCTGCTGGGACCATGGGGTTTAAGGGATCGCGCAAATCCACGCCCTATGCAGCGCAGGTAGCGGCGGAGGATGCAGGAAAAAAGGCAATGGAATATGGAATGAAAACACTTGAAGTTGAGGTTCGTGGACCTGGATCAGGTCGTGAATCTGCTTTGCGTGCCTTGCAGGCATCAGGGTTTAACATAACAACCATTCGGGATGTAACGCCCATTCCTCATAATGGATGTCGTCCGCCCAAGAGGCGGCGAGTCTGAGGAGCGCATATAACTGGAATGCGTATACGAATTGGGTTTTGTGTGCGGCTAACTATAAACAAATTTGTGCTTTTGCGGGATGATTGTTCCCTTTAGCGCCACAGGGTGAGGTAAGCAAGTGATAGAGAAAAACTGGCAAGAACTAATCAAACCAGCTAAGTTGGAAATTATTCCCGGGCGTGATCAGGGGCGGCAGGCTACTATTGTGGCTGAGCCTTTGGAGCGTGGTTTTGGCTTGACCATTGGAAATGCATTGCGCCGGATTTTGTTATCGTCGCTGCAGGGCGCGGCTGTAACTGCTGTGAAAATAGATGGCGTATTGCACGAATTTTCGTCTATTCCTGGCGTACGTGAGGATGTGACCGATATTATTATGAATATCAAATCCTTAGCTTTGCGTGTTCACGGTGAGGGTCCAAAGCGGCTGGTTCTGGAGAAGAGTGCTCCCGGTGCAGTGAAGGCGTGGGATATTACG from Parvularculales bacterium includes these protein-coding regions:
- the rpsK gene encoding 30S ribosomal protein S11; protein product: MVKDKTRQRRKERKNISTGVAHVNATFNNTMITITDAQGNAISWSSAGTMGFKGSRKSTPYAAQVAAEDAGKKAMEYGMKTLEVEVRGPGSGRESALRALQASGFNITTIRDVTPIPHNGCRPPKRRRV